Within the Eleginops maclovinus isolate JMC-PN-2008 ecotype Puerto Natales chromosome 5, JC_Emac_rtc_rv5, whole genome shotgun sequence genome, the region CCATCATGTATTGGATCTCTGTGTCCAGCGTAGGCATGTCACATTGAGCCAGCACATAAGTCAGCATGGGCAGGAAGTCATCTGCACCATACATCCTCCCTGTAGGAAGCAGAGGGAGAGCAGTGAGGAAGGAGGTGGGGGTAGGGGCAAATCATACAGGTCTGACAAAGGTCATCGCTGTAAATCTTAGGCTTTTTGTCAAATGCAATACAACAAATAAGTAAAATCAATCCATCTTTACCATACCTGAGTTATCCTGCATTATGGTGTAGATGAGTTTGCACACACGCAGCAGCAATGACACCTTTTTCTCAGGGGAGTACATCTTCCTCATGTTTAGGAACTTGTGGCGGATCTTCTCAATAGCCAAGGGGTCAGGAGGCACAGCTCCATCCACCCCTAACTCCTGGGGCCGCTTGGCCTTAGCCAGGGCCAGGTTCTCCTTTAGCTGCTGCAAAGCTCCGCTTTTCACCTGGAAATAAAAAGTTCAGTGTTAATATAATGCCTAATTTTCCCAGCTATCACAGCCAGATCCATAATAGGTGTCCTGTATATGGAATGTCTCAAATCTCCTCATTCGGGGatatctttttcttttgatttcagAAACGGTTTCAAAGGTTAGCATAAGTCTTTGTTCACCCACAAAGAGGCAGTTCATCCTGGTGCCAAAAGCCCCaagaaaatacagttaaaaaaagttaaaactcAACAGTAATGTCCTTTTGCAGAAATCAAGACCTGGTTAAATACGATAATTCACAAACCTTGTGTGAGTATTTTCATGTAAGAACTATTTTCTTATTACTGAACTACACCAGCCAACAGTGTCgctgcacacacagaagcaTCTACTCATGAAGAGGCTGCTGCTAACTTATTGGCTGATGTAGTTTggtagaaagaaaacatgtttgtacaTGAAACTGTTCCCAATCTGTAGAGTATCTCGATTAACCAGGTAAGGATTTCTGGATGAAGACATTATTTTTGGTTAGGATGTATTTTTTGGCCCTTTGAGCAGCAGTTCCATTACATtagagagaaggcagacatctATATGATTGACATCTCCAAAACTCAGCAACTCTCATCAAACAATCTacataatatgtatttatgattTTGGTGTGACACGTCCCTTTAAGAAAGCAATATTTTGAGATTGTCAATTCTCCTCCACACATGTAATGTCTCAAATGTATGATTATTATCTAGCTAATAAAACTTCTTTCTTGTTACATTTCGAGCTGGTGAATAATGTAGTTGTGAAATGATTCTGTCTTTTACCTGGAAGTCATTTAAAGCCACCTCGATCACACTCTTCAGAGGCTTCAGGACACACTTGTGCATGGCCTTCTCTAGCACCTGGTCTGGAGAGGACACAAAGTCAATCACTGTTAAGACGACAAGACACATCAACCACACACAGGTCAAATGGCTCGGTCAGATCTATGTGTAAGTGTTGTAAACTCGACTATTACTGGAGGTCAAAGCACTCTGATTTAATCCAGAAAcgttataaaaaaataaacattcaacatTTTCTACATAGTCAGCTAAGCCCAGACCTAACACAACCATAATAAACACTACAAGCATATTAACTTCACAGGACCTAATCCTGATCCTAAACACACTGTGTTTTAACTGGGGTCACTTTCCAACTCTCTGAAATCCCAAACATGTCTCTAAATAAAgcatatgatatgatataatCAGTAAGGAGaactatatttaaatgttttaaaacattatgaaaaaaTGTATCTGAATACTTTACATTCCTGTTTTTCAACCGCTCTAAGAAACAAAGGGGAGAAATAACTAGTGTGACCCGTCAGGTTCCACCAAATAGATTACATATTTGCTAGTTACTGTAAAGCTGAGCAACCTGAATGTTTGCTACCAGCTCTTTGAAGAGTTGAAGAGTGTCAGCTTAAATCTGACCTTGACAAATTCAACCCTATTTATAAGCACACCATTCATTCAGCTACTGTGCTGCAAAGAGCTACAATGGCTCCATCTGTACCTCGGACCTACGTAAATAGGCTTCAAATAATTCCCTGCCTACCTCAACTATGTACAGCTTGTTTGCATTTACACAACTGTGTCTTTTTGTTCCCTGGCAGCATCCCCAGCCAGCTTCCGGGGCCGTTTTTGCAATGAGTTCCACAGAACCAAGTGCATGCTTTGTAACCACGTAAACAGGCGAGCATGCACATACAAGAATTCTGTTCTTGTGGagaaatgactgaatttatgaTGAGTCAGCGAGGGGAATGTGCTGCACTTACAATACAGAACAAGCCTCCACACCGAGTCCGGGAGACAAGTGAAGCGGGTCGCCTGAGGTAAGGGTTTGGCTCTTGGTTGCAAACACGCTCAGACTAATACATCTGAAGCCAAGAACAAGGGGAACCCTGGGGTGGTTACAGAGGCTGGATAAATCAGACAGATCATGTGTGTACACAGGGAAGGAAACTGAGGCTAGTGAGGATACACTGCTGGACACAATGCTGGACACACTGTAGTAGGTAggcgcatgcacacacacacacacacacacacacacacacacacacacacacacacacaccacacacacaccacacacacacacacacacacacacacacacacacacacacacacacacacacacacacacacacacacacacacacacacacacagactgcagaCTTCCTGATTCCTCCAGAAAGGCTCATTTCCTTTGTATATTGGGCAATGTTTGCCATTGGGCTTTATCTAGCCTGTTCAAAGGCTTCCCTTGACTGGAATGAACTCTGTGATAAACAATCACAAATACcagcaggcacacacactcaaaaggtttaaaatgcaaaaaatgttaTATAGACCAAAGCTAACTTTAAATATCTTCCTTCACATCCTCCTTCTGTTTGCTCTTATCTAGCCATGGCCATACATTAGGGCGTGTTGACAGTTGTAGACCCTCCCtttgtaaacaacaaacaatcacTTGCCTGACCTGGCAACAGGACATGTTAAGTATGATTGTCGGTAGAAATGCTTAAAGGTTGGGATTTCCTTGGTTGGGAGAGTTACCCTTTTACTACAGACACAAATATTCTTTCCTTAGATGTCACATTGTGATCCTGACGTCAGCCCTCTCTGTAAACACTGATGGGGAGCATGGACTTTAGCTCCActgcatttctgctttttgaaaacaaatatgatgTGGGATTGTAGCATGATGTCAGGCCTGCTCACTGCTGTGggtttcacttttgttttccaGGGAAAAAATGGATAACTTAgtttgtagattaaaaaaatatatatataaaaaaatatatatatacattttaaaaagaatataaatataatataaataattattttaaaaagatatatacatAATTAAACTATTGATAAAtactataatataatgtaaataaaataaatagaaaaagtgAGGCCAAAACATTGTCTCTAAAATGGCTTGAATTCAAGCTGATAAACACTATTCTTGAAacccttttacattttttcttattcCCCTCTCCAAAGATGACATTTGTGAGCATTAGACGCTTTATGTGCATATCCGTGGTCTGCACAACAGAATGGATCACTTCTCTGTCTCTGAACAAGGCTTTGCTGTTATTGTTTACAATGAACAAGGGACGGGCGATGAGAGCAAACACATACTTACATATTCATGTAAATGCTCCGGTCTACAGTAATAGGATTTGAATGAAATGTCCTTCTGATGGAGTTGCTCTTGcctgaacattttatttttacagtcaacaGGACCTCAATAGAGCATGTAAACAATTTGGCTTCTAACTTATAGTATATGGATGTGACTTAGTAAATACAATAGCCAATAAGGGAGCCGAGTTTCATTAAGTTCTCAAATGCTAAATGTTGTCTAAACTCTAACAGCTCCCAAAAAATAGACAAAGAGACTACAAATCTTTCTTAACATTATCAAATGTAGGTTTATACTAAGCATGTCTTTCAAAAAAAGCCTCAACAGGAACGTGAGCTGATGCCCATCAACATGAGCCAAGAATAACTCTTTGGGGCACAGCTCACTGGCATTTCTGTAACTCTACACCAGTAATGGGGCAGGCTAATATGGAAAACTTCAACTAGTATATTTGATTCCCAAGAGAATGGCAAGCCTAAACACTCACTGAACATTGTCAATGAATTAAGTCATTTTCAAATCCTTTCCTGAAGCAACACTAAGGAGTTTTACCACTTAGGTTGTACTAGACGGAAAACCTAGGTGAGTGCTGCCAGAAAGGGGATATAACTAAAACATCAGACACATGCCCATGCATGCATGAGCAGATGTTTCCTGAATTCACAAATCCACTAAGCAACCAGTAACTGTGATATTCAACTCTGTGGTTTAGAAGATAGTCAATCATTTTGGTTGACTTACCGATCTGGTCCTCAGGTATGAGGGACTCTAGAGGGGGGTCCAGTTCAGAGCTCTGGCGCAGGTAAGCCTTCATTTGCGTCATAAACTGCCTGAGAGTCTGCAAAAAATCCATCCCTGAGGTGTGACAGCCGCGGTTCTCCTGAACGAAGCTGATGTAGTCCTGGACCAGGGAGCCAAAATAAGAGCTTTTGTCCCTGGACATCTCTGCGATCCTTTTCACCGCCCGTCTCTCCGGGGTCATGAGGGAGCTGAGCATGCCGCTCACCTTGCGGAAGCGTCCCTTCAGTGCCCTGGGCAGGATGAAGGGGCCCCCACCCAGACTCACACCAACCCTTCGCCTACGCGCTTTGAAGGACGGACGGTGGCGCATTTCTAGGTCTGTCTCCAAACTAACCCCGTAGTCCTCGTCATCTTCGTCCACATCCTCGTCGTCGTCGCTGCTGTCCTCCACTGTGTCTTGGTGATTCAGGTGTCGGGACGGGCTAGGGGCCAGGCCCAGGGAGAATCCTGGAGACTGGGAGTATTCCAGTGAgtcagaggaggaagtggacATGCTCATGTCACTGAGCCGCTGGCGTCCCCGCTCCTTAGGAGTGGACGGACTCCCGGCGTTATCCTCTAACAGAGCATCAGCTGATGAAGGCTGGCAGGTGGGAAGCTTAGCCCGGGACAGAGCTTTGGCAATGGTCTCATCATCCAGGGCGATGTGGCAGCGGTGAGCTTCTAGATCCGGCTTTTTAGGCCTCGGTGGCGGAGGGTTGGACGGCACAGGGATCGGTGAGCTGGCAGTCTTGGACGGGCTGCCCTGTTTGGCCCCCATTGATGGCCGAGCCGGCGCCTGGCGCTTTGTGGAAGACGGTGGTGGCCTTGTAGACGCAGCCACAGCCACTGGCATGCTCTTTGGTCTGGTGGTAGCTGCTGGGGGTCCAGGTGGTGGAGGGGCAGGGCGCCGGCGAGGCATGGAGCGGGGGGGAGGAGGGCGGGGGGGAGGAGTCCGTGATTTGCCGTTCAGTTTGACCTTGTCCGCGTGCTGCTCGCTACCTGGGCTGCTGCTCAACAGCTTCAAGGACGACTTCCCCTCATTCTCTGGGTCTTCAGCGGACTTGACGGCATGTGTTGGCAGACCGTCCTCAAAGCGATGGTGCCGGTGATGCGTCTGGAGGAACAGGGGGGTGACGAAGCACAGGGGGCCGCTGGAATGTCTTCTCTCCAGACGAAAGGAAGGTGGAGTGGCGCAGGAGCGTAGGGTAGGGGGCGCGCTGTCGCAGTGGGCCCCGGCGTGTTTCTGCTGCGACCACTCGACCTCCCTGTTCCTGTTACTCCGCTGGGGGCTGAGGGTCCGGCTCAGAGGACGACAGGCACGGGGGGAAGTGCGGCGCTGACTGCAAAGGGCAGAGTCCCAGAAGCCtgtaacagacacacacacacacacacacacacacacacacacacacacacacacacacacacacacacacacacacacacacacacacacacacacacacacacacacacacacacacacacacacacacacacacacacacacacaggcaaacattAACTAACTTCAAGCTGGACACATACCTCTCCTCAATTCAAAGTTCAGAGAAAGGGTATGTCCTCGAGTCTTCAAATAAAAGGTTGAAGACAAGAAGAACAAAGACAGCAATCTCAACTATCTCTCACCCAGCAGTTCAAGAGTCTTTCTCAgttttctctctgcctgtttTTAGTAGCGCCTATGGTCTTGCTGTCGAAGGGCTGTGAGTTCAGTCTCCAGGCTGCGACTCACTGGGTGCCGGCACACACCCAGAGAGGGAGTCGCCAGTTCTGCTGAAAGAGTGGGAGGGCGCTAAGCACAACCACAGCATGCAGTTCCAGTTCCTCCACTCCTTCctgctctgttttcctctctctaAGTCCTACAtgctgtgcccccccccctgctttgAGGCAGGTTTCTGATGAAAATAGATCTATTGCTTTCAGAAATCTTTATTCCTGCCTTTCTTCTTTTATATTCAGTGCAAATGTCTGATTACGTTGAAAGACATTGACTCCCATTTTGATGTTCCACTGAATCATTCCATTGTTTTCAACTGTTCAGCCAAGACTGCTGTCACGCTAACACACTGAGCTTGAATAGCCACTTAAAAAAAGGGATGAAGTCCTGGCATGTGTATTTACAAcacaatctgaaaaaaacatgctgcTTCAACACATGCTGCAGAATAAGCCCGGTGATGACTGCTCCTGCGGGCTAAAAATAGAGACGTCAGCTCACTCTCATTCCCCGGGCAATGAAGAAGCCGGGTGCAGCCGTTTCATATGTCTTGTAACACCCCTGCGCCTGGAGACCCAAATGTGCCCGTGGTATTCCTGCTGCTCTATGTGAGCAATGACCACCTGACTCTGCCTGCAGAGACACTGCAGCGGGGGGCACTGTAAATAGCACATGTAATACTGACTGACCTCATAAAGTGTACTCTGACTTTACAAAGAGGAGTTTTGTtctataaaatatattacattttaaatatttgattgaaaaaatagaacaaatgaTTAGATAAAAGACAACATTCAAGTAAATTCAAGCAACAATAATGTGCTGTATCATCAGCGTTTACTTgtaaatactgtttttattcaCTAATTCCAATCACTTTTTTgtgattagggttagggtaactgttttttgttactgtcaataaaacATCTTGCAGATTTTTCTAGGGGCAAACTAGAAGGTTTTATTGTGAATCACCTCTGAAGGAAGTCTTTAGATGATTAAAGGGTAGTTTAATAGCTATCAAAGAgcacatattctgctcatgtttaggttcatattttgtTCCTCTGCAGCGAGAAACCCCCTCTAGAGGGAACtctgggattttagcatttgcagaccatttacatggaCCAACACCTAttgaacacactacaggaacgggaaaccccaaagagcattatagggccccttacAATAACATATAAAAATAGCAAAACTGAAGCAACTGCAGATAATGACTGTACTCATCCAAACAGTATTTCTGTTAAGAAGAAAACTTCAACATGACTCTTGTAGAATTGAAGCAAAAGTCAAATGGGAGCAGATCATAATACAGGAAGGCTCCTTATAACGAATAGCCTTTATTATATAGGGTATATGAATGGTGACATTAATGCCATTAATAGGTTCCTTATAATGTTCCATACCACTCCATGCCGTCTGAAAAGGCAAATCAGTTTTAATACCATGTAATTGCAGTGTGTAACATGTGTTTCCCATGTGCCTGCCCAGATTTACAACATATAATAACAGCGTTTTGTCTTTAAATAGAAGCTTTCCACTGGAGAATGGGAGTTTCCCTAAAAGAGGCTCACAAGCCGTCTATCCCTCTCGACTTCCACCGTAAGAACACCAACTACTGCTCACAGACAGGCCAGCATGCAAAATAACAGCAGCAATCAATTTCCGTCAGGAGCTATGAAACGGTTTACCCTATTAACATTAGCGTCTCACACTTCATAagccttgtgtgtttttatacatgAATGTGGtgcgatggtgtgtgtgttggacaggCCACACCCTTCTCCCCCACACTAAGCACTAAACTATGTTGGAGGCTCCTGCTGTAGGAAGCTGACTCGCTTCACACTCACAGCAGCTGAGCTGAGAATAACTTGACACAAAAAGTGACGAAAGGAGGAATCTGATCTGAATGGTCatcaaagaaagagaaataaaagctGTGAACACAAACACTAGGTGTGTTACCATGGTTTGCTTTATTAGTTGACATGACTGTGTGCAAAACTCATTGCATACTTCAATAAAATAGCTGATTCATTATAAAAACGTTCCACAACAGCGTTATAGGGTTGGTTGTGGTCAAATCTATTAAGTCAATGTATTTAGTTCAGTATagtgacttcctgttttattttgtagtaacCTCTCGTTGCAGATCACCTCATTTCCTCCCTCATGTGTTTTCCCTCCACTGTGATTGTTGACCCCGCCCTGATTGTCTGAACCTGTGCTCCCTTAGCCTTTCTATATATAGTTCCTGTCTCCCtttgtcttgtgccagttcgtcttgtcccATGTGTCAGACAGCCAGCATCAGGTCCATGTTTGTTTCCCGTCGTATTTGCTGAGAGCCAAGTTTAGTTTTATTCTTTGTCCTTTTGCATTTTGAAACTACCTTGGTTTTCTTTCCCTCGTAAGAGTTTTCCTTTTTACCCCTTACCTCTAGGGAGCGATTTTCTGTTGTACTTTGTAAGAATAGTTGCCCTTTTTCAGTAAAGACTTTCTTTTGTACCTTTTGTGTGTCGAGTCGTGCTTTTGGGTTCATGCTTGTTTGCATAGTTGTGAAATATAGTCATTTAAGATATGTGTTACTGCAGAACTTCAAACAATAGATGAATAAAAGAGGCTACCTGCTCCGAGCTGAGCCACATCCTCCAGCTCTTTCTGAGTCTTGGCCGATGCAATGGCCTCTGGGAGTTTGAGTGTGGAAGGCAGGACATCCCTAAGTGAATgaacagcaaaaataaacataagaaaaaCCAGGATCTAAACATTCATTGGGAGAGTTATGAAACATAATGTTGTAATTATAACATCCACACTGATAACGATCAGCGTTATGAAGCATGTTGTCCTCATATGACAGCAATAAACCCAAACAAAAGTGATGACCCCATCACTGGCAAACAGAagtgaaaacactttaaatcatCACTAGTTTAAAATAGGCTGGCACAACCTTCTTTTTGCTCAGAATAAAGCTTAGAATAGAAAAATGAAATCTGCGTTTGTAAAATAAAGGAATCAAATCGTTTTGCTGTCATCTCTCGAACGGAACAGTGTTTTGGTGCTTATAGGTTGCAGAACAGTTTACCTCTCTTTCCTGTCTGGTGTTCTCAGTgctgtgtaagtgtgtgtgtctccagagCTGGCACACACGCTTAAACAAGAAGAGAGCCTCTGCTAGAGAGCTGCTTACTCtgcaaacattatttttatccAAGTAGTTCCCATCTTTAAATCTCAAGGTGTATCAGAGccattttattaaaaaggaaagcagaggaAGGGGGCATATTTCCATGAAAGAAACTCAGATTTGATAGATTATACACTTGTAAATTGGCATGAAAAACCGTTATAATCTCTGACAATAAAGTCATAAATTAACAAGTGAAAAAACGAATTGACTCACAGATGCTGTGCATTATGCCTCTAAATCTATTGTCATTTTCAGTAGGATTTTGCAATAAAGAAATACTGGTGATTAAAGCACAGACACTGCAGTGAATTAGGCATATTCAGAAGGAAACAACATGAACAAATAATATTAGCTTTTGGCATCAGGACTTACAAAGCAGTGGACGAGATAAAGATATCTCCACGTTTCAGACCTTTTCACAGTCTGCTGTGTGACGCATTTTTAAACGACAGCTAaagacatctttttaaatgagctttttattAGTGACACCCGCCTTCTTAAAATTGAATTTTTAGTAtctattatttactttttagtacacaactttatattgttttatttatttgaaatgttttatatcttttAACTTCAATTATTAAACAGTTCTATCTATAATCTATTTGATTACTTCATGGTTTATCAATAATttacagtgttattatttattgtgtatacatgtttattttataggtttttaatagtttgttgtattgatttattttgtcttttgtcttccTCTATTTCTTTGAGAGGGATCATCAtctgtttaattgttttattatcataccttttacCTCCTTGTGTTTTAACGCATTGCAACACTGTGttatgctgcatgtgttcaaAAAAGGTCCTAACATCTGATCTTAGGGGAATTTCTTCTTGttgattttaatttgtgatgtgtgccctattgtaaagcactttgagctacACATGCTGCAcatgctgtatgaaaagtgctataaaaataaagcttaatataataataattaatattactatattaatattaatataataataattattataataattattattattattataataataataataataattattattattataataattattattattattttaataataataataataataattattattattattattataataataattaatattactataataataataatacattattattaaagttgtgcatttgttaaaaaataaccGTAATTTTTCTATGAGATTATATTGGTTAATTtacaatacataataatacattattattattatgtaaattGTAGTGATATGGTTTTAgattatttctttccttttgcaaatgtattactttttaaccttgaatatttttgattctgttaaatgttgAATTCTTCTTGCAAATTAACCAATATAATCTCATAGAAAAATTaaggttattttttaacaaatgcacaactttaataaatatattcctTAAAATGTAGCAATATCGTCGCCCTCCCCTTGCTttgtacttcttcttttttgaataaaaatggtCCTGATATGCCGTCATACTTGACTCACTCTCTTCTCACAGGTAAATAAAGGGATAGATAGAAACAACGATTGTTGGTGTTTTACCTGCTGATACAGTAGAACGCCACCAGGCGCAACAGATCGGCAAAGCTGATCCCAGAATCCTCCAGAGAAAAGGCTGCAAGAATCAAAATATGTGcacttttaaatataattaagaGACAGACATTGTTGATAAGAAGGCATTTGAACTCTTTCACATTTTGCCACTATTTCTAGAAAGTATCTGCTGGTGAATGATCAATGAGACATAACATGAATAGAGAATTGTATTTTCCTAaagaagcattttttttaaaagcatgagTGCACAACAAAAACTTAGCAAAGCAGTTGGTCAGAGACGCAAACTGGAGAGCAGCTGACCCACATCGGAAGACCAAAGCAGGCCAAAGacaacccccccaccctccatcCCACCTCCTCCCATGTGTGCTGTCATTTCAGCAGGGAAAATCCACAGCTGGTGTGTCGTCACAATCTGGCTCTGCCCCAGCTCCATTACTTTTTCCAAATACTGCAGCAGAGCACACTGCTGGACTAAATACTGTCAAAGCACAGGGACCAGTATGATGAAAATCCTAGCGTGTGTGTAATGAAATCACAATGGTTGACCAATAGATCACGTCTTTTACTCGTACGACATTGCTGGACTTGCATTTTTCAAGTACAAGTGTAACTAAAGTCACACAGCTAGCTTCAGTGTGTTACCTGCTCAATGTCACTCTCAAGGCAGTGCACACAAAAATGTGACCCTGACCAACAAATGTGCACGTCATTATGGGCGACAGACGATAACTGTAGATACACTATCAGAAAACCTTCCTACTGAAAGAGAAGCAGCCACATTACATCATTAGGTAAATACTGTATCCTTTTATAACAGCAATTTATAGGTAGACCGTTGCATTCTCCAAAAGTCAAGAACACAAAATCTGGCCAAACTGACTTCCCTCCTCTCatgctgttttgtttgtcattaCAGGAAATGACATCAATAACTTTTAAACCTCGAGTACAGTATGAGGGTATGGTGAGTGGGACGTAATCAGCGGACCAGAGGAAATCCTACCGGGATAAACTCATACACAtcgcgcattgtttctgatacagcacatagcttgacttgttctttcttcagtgtttaccgctagatAAACgccattatatgtattatatatacaacaactctaagtccctcctgcagacatcctgctgaacacacagaggtgctgcggaggggattcagctcgcgactgtatatgggggatgataggtttggacgtgtcacatgggtgGGACGTtcccaggagttcaatgtaaagccagcccacatttcagttatgatgtCACAACCTAAGCAAATCTGGgtcagctcatttgtacccctgtttttagagatgtgggtgaggaggaaaagagagagagggttgtattttctgacactttgtgagtctccttacataccggggacacatatttatgtataaaagacagcaaaaagtgcattttgcataataggggacctaaCCACTGACTCACAcagatataatataatatatataatataatccCTTTCAATAAAACTttgtctcctctgctgtggTACATCTACAGCTGATTCCTCTCTACATCAGCTTGGCCAATAGTACAATATACTTTCTTTACActttctttctcctttattATGTTTGATGATTAGTTATGTATgtcataaatactgtaaaaaatgaTAGTAAAAAAGGTCATACACTTCCAGTCACTTACTGTACTGGCTCTCTCTGACAGGCAGGTGGCTGATGGGCGATCCGGACTGATCCTCCTTCAGACGTACAGACAGAATCTTCCTCTGCAGAGCGGCGGACTTCCTGACCAGGAACACCTGCACCATGGAGGGTTAGGAAAACATGAAATACAATGCAATCTTAAAGAATATTATCTAA harbors:
- the LOC134864899 gene encoding ras and Rab interactor 2-like isoform X1: MASSSPPRNPPSGLTDRSGSFFKLIDTFASEIGELKREMVQTPLTVDKEPMDLQGLEGEVCGVYLQSPSCAGLGGERDSGYDSLRRRMSVLDRLTQTHPVWLLLAVSEEEATRILLKQPPGVFLVRKSAALQRKILSVRLKEDQSGSPISHLPVRESQYTFSLEDSGISFADLLRLVAFYCISRDVLPSTLKLPEAIASAKTQKELEDVAQLGAGFWDSALCSQRRTSPRACRPLSRTLSPQRSNRNREVEWSQQKHAGAHCDSAPPTLRSCATPPSFRLERRHSSGPLCFVTPLFLQTHHRHHRFEDGLPTHAVKSAEDPENEGKSSLKLLSSSPGSEQHADKVKLNGKSRTPPPRPPPPRSMPRRRPAPPPPGPPAATTRPKSMPVAVAASTRPPPSSTKRQAPARPSMGAKQGSPSKTASSPIPVPSNPPPPRPKKPDLEAHRCHIALDDETIAKALSRAKLPTCQPSSADALLEDNAGSPSTPKERGRQRLSDMSMSTSSSDSLEYSQSPGFSLGLAPSPSRHLNHQDTVEDSSDDDEDVDEDDEDYGVSLETDLEMRHRPSFKARRRRVGVSLGGGPFILPRALKGRFRKVSGMLSSLMTPERRAVKRIAEMSRDKSSYFGSLVQDYISFVQENRGCHTSGMDFLQTLRQFMTQMKAYLRQSSELDPPLESLIPEDQIDQVLEKAMHKCVLKPLKSVIEVALNDFQVKSGALQQLKENLALAKAKRPQELGVDGAVPPDPLAIEKIRHKFLNMRKMYSPEKKVSLLLRVCKLIYTIMQDNSGRMYGADDFLPMLTYVLAQCDMPTLDTEIQYMMELLDPSLLQGEGGYYLTSAYGAMALIKNFQEEQAARVLSSEARNTLHQWHRRRTTPRSAPTVDDFQNYLRVALQEVDTGCTAKTLIVQPYTTTEEVCSLCAYKFKIPDPEAYALFLVIEDTSQQLAPDTHPQRIKAELHSRPCAHTFHFVYRRIPNLNLFLPGIMDNANCIHVE
- the LOC134864899 gene encoding ras and Rab interactor 2-like isoform X2, with translation MASSSPPRNPPSGLTDRSGSFFKLIDTFASEIGELKREMVQTPLTVDKEPMDLQGLEGEVCGVYLQSPSCAGLGGERDSGYDSLRRRMSVLDRLTQTHPVWLLLAVSEEEATRILLKQPPGVFLVRKSAALQRKILSVRLKEDQSGSPISHLPVRESQYTFSLEDSGISFADLLRLVAFYCISRDVLPSTLKLPEAIASAKTQKELEDVAQLGAGFWDSALCSQRRTSPRACRPLSRTLSPQRSNRNREVEWSQQKHAGAHCDSAPPTLRSCATPPSFRLERRHSSGPLCFVTPLFLQTHHRHHRFEDGLPTHAVKSAEDPENEGKSSLKLLSSSPGSEQHADKVKLNGKSRTPPPRPPPPRSMPRRRPAPPPPGPPAATTRPKSMPVAVAASTRPPPSSTKRQAPARPSMGAKQGSPSKTASSPIPVPSNPPPPRPKKPDLEAHRCHIALDDETIAKALSRAKLPTCQPSSADALLEDNAGSPSTPKERGRQRLSDMSMSTSSSDSLEYSQSPGFSLGLAPSPSRHLNHQDTVEDSSDDDEDVDEDDEDYGVSLETDLEMRHRPSFKARRRRVGVSLGGGPFILPRALKGRFRKVSGMLSSLMTPERRAVKRIAEMSRDKSSYFGSLVQDYISFVQENRGCHTSGMDFLQTLRQFMTQMKAYLRQSSELDPPLESLIPEDQIDQVLEKAMHKCVLKPLKSVIEVALNDFQVKSGALQQLKENLALAKAKRPQELGVDGAVPPDPLAIEKIRHKFLNMRKMYSPEKKVSLLLRVCKLIYTIMQDNSGRMYGADDFLPMLTYVLAQCDMPTLDTEIQYMMELLDPSLLQGEGGYYLTSAYGAMALIKNFQEEQAARVLSSEARNTLHQWHRRRTTPRSAPTVDDFQVSHLT